The following proteins are encoded in a genomic region of Aquella oligotrophica:
- the rpsU gene encoding 30S ribosomal protein S21: protein MPEVKVRDTENFEVALRRFKKSVEKAGTLTELRSRECYEKPTTERKRKMAAAVKRHYKKIRSQMLPRRGR from the coding sequence ATGCCTGAAGTTAAAGTCCGTGATACAGAAAATTTTGAAGTAGCATTACGTCGTTTTAAAAAATCAGTAGAAAAAGCTGGTACCCTAACCGAATTACGCTCTCGTGAATGTTATGAAAAACCGACTACAGAACGCAAAAGAAAAATGGCTGCTGCTGTAAAACGTCATTATAAGAAAATTAGATCACAAATGTTACCAAGACGTGGTCGCTAA
- a CDS encoding accessory factor UbiK family protein has product MLKEQILEKITKQISETIKASPFHDLESNLKAILQASFEKLDLVSREEFDIQQKVLLQTRMKLDELEQAIKTLELNK; this is encoded by the coding sequence ATGTTAAAAGAACAAATTTTGGAAAAAATCACCAAACAGATTTCAGAGACAATAAAAGCTAGTCCATTCCATGATCTGGAAAGCAACCTGAAAGCCATATTACAAGCCAGCTTTGAAAAGCTTGATTTGGTAAGTAGAGAGGAGTTTGATATCCAACAAAAAGTTTTATTACAAACACGAATGAAGCTGGATGAGTTGGAGCAGGCAATTAAAACTCTTGAATTGAATAAATAG
- a CDS encoding YifB family Mg chelatase-like AAA ATPase, producing MSIAKLYSRALTGMSAPQVTVEVHVASGLPSFSIVGLADTEVRESRDRVRSAIQNSGFDFPARRITVNLAPADLPKDSGRYDLPIALGIMIASGLIKPKSELNQYEFAGELALDGGLRHVNGALAIAFGIGNDARQFILPKSSAEEASLAETTPCFGAESLLEVCNFLENKIVIEKATADFNSNDLNLAFLADFSEVKGQVATKKALEIAAAGRHSLLMIGNPGCGKSMLASRITSILPKLEHKEAIASASLLSLSNGKFDPKNWRQVPFRQPHHSSSATAIVGGGTIPKPGEISLAHGGILFLDELPEFDRTVLEVLREPLETKKINIARARHKVEYLADFQLIAAMNPCPCGNNGHPQKSCQCSIEQINRYKSKISAPLLDRIDLVVEVPLVTVHELQNLPDGEKSSEIAQRVITARNAQHKRQNKLNYELSNTEVENYCLMDQKTKNLVQQIIEKNGMSARSYYRMLKVARTIADLDEQENINVSHIAQASQYKRSIQAK from the coding sequence ATGTCTATTGCTAAGCTATATTCCCGAGCATTGACAGGAATGTCTGCACCACAAGTAACGGTAGAAGTGCACGTAGCGAGTGGCTTACCAAGCTTCTCAATTGTTGGACTTGCAGATACTGAGGTACGTGAAAGCCGCGACCGTGTTCGCTCGGCAATTCAAAATTCTGGATTTGATTTCCCAGCACGAAGGATTACTGTTAATTTAGCACCAGCAGACTTGCCAAAAGACTCTGGTCGTTATGATTTACCAATTGCACTTGGCATCATGATTGCCAGTGGACTCATCAAACCAAAGTCTGAATTAAACCAGTATGAATTTGCCGGAGAACTTGCCCTTGATGGCGGTCTAAGACACGTAAATGGGGCGTTAGCCATAGCTTTTGGTATTGGCAATGATGCCAGACAGTTTATTTTACCAAAATCAAGCGCAGAAGAAGCATCTCTTGCCGAAACAACTCCCTGTTTTGGAGCAGAGTCACTCCTCGAAGTATGCAACTTCCTCGAAAATAAGATAGTTATTGAAAAGGCTACAGCAGATTTTAATAGCAATGATCTGAATTTAGCTTTTCTAGCAGATTTTTCTGAAGTTAAAGGACAAGTCGCCACAAAAAAAGCATTAGAAATAGCTGCTGCTGGCAGGCACTCATTGCTGATGATAGGTAATCCCGGTTGTGGTAAATCAATGCTGGCAAGCCGGATTACTTCAATCCTACCCAAACTGGAGCATAAAGAAGCTATTGCCAGCGCATCACTACTTTCTTTGAGTAATGGAAAATTTGACCCAAAAAACTGGCGGCAGGTACCATTTCGTCAGCCACACCATTCTTCATCTGCTACTGCGATAGTTGGTGGCGGAACAATTCCTAAGCCTGGAGAGATAAGTCTTGCCCATGGTGGGATATTATTTTTAGATGAACTACCAGAATTTGATCGCACAGTGCTTGAAGTATTACGGGAACCGTTAGAAACCAAAAAAATTAATATTGCACGAGCTAGGCATAAGGTAGAATATCTAGCTGATTTTCAATTAATTGCGGCAATGAACCCCTGCCCTTGTGGCAATAACGGACATCCACAAAAAAGCTGCCAATGCTCAATTGAACAGATAAACCGTTATAAATCAAAAATTTCAGCACCACTTTTGGATAGAATTGATCTAGTAGTGGAGGTACCATTAGTTACAGTTCATGAATTGCAAAATTTACCAGATGGTGAGAAATCGAGTGAGATAGCACAACGGGTAATAACAGCAAGGAATGCCCAACATAAGCGACAAAATAAATTAAATTATGAATTAAGTAATACAGAAGTTGAAAACTACTGTTTAATGGATCAGAAAACCAAAAATTTAGTTCAACAAATTATAGAAAAAAATGGGATGTCTGCACGAAGTTACTATAGAATGTTAAAAGTAGCACGGACGATTGCAGATCTTGACGAACAAGAAAATATAAACGTAAGCCATATTGCTCAGGCAAGTCAGTATAAACGGAGTATTCAAGCAAAATGA